From the genome of Spirochaetota bacterium:
TTCCCGCTTTTAAAAAAAGCGATAAATGATGTCTATCCTGACCTGGACCTTGTTGATACTGGGATTGAGGTAGCGGTTGAGGTTCAGAGGATATTGAAAGAAAAAAAACTTGAAAATACTGGAAATATGGGTGATACAATCCTATATGCCTCTGATATTACTGATGTTCTTCAGAGGTTAAAAGAGATGTTTTTTGAGGAAAACAGTTCAACCATCTCAAGACTTATTATCAATGGACAACAACGATGAAAAAAAAGTATGCACTAATAATTTTTTGTATATTGCTTATCACAAATAGCAACGCCTTTTCATGGGAGATCTATGATAGGGTTATTGCGATTGTGAATGATATACCAATAATTGAGAGTGAGGTCTTGTCCAAGTTATCACGGTTACAAAAGATCAAGAAGATTAACAAGGGGAAGATAATTTATGAAAAGAGCAGACTGCTCGATAAATTTATCGATGATACCCTTGTTTGCCAGACAGCAAAAGAGGAATATATCATTGTAAGTGAAAAAAAGATTGATCATCAAATAGACAAGATCATGAAAAGCATGAACTTAACTTCAATTGAAGAGTTTAAGAAGAGAATCGAAGCAAGTGAAAAGATGAGCTTCAAGGATTATAAAGAGGAGCTAAGAATCTCTATTATAACCGAACAGGTAATGTCAATAGCAATTGGGGTGTCGCCACCATCGGAAAAGGATGGTATTGAATGGTATGAGAAAAATAAAAAAAAACTTGGTTACCAGGTTAAGTTAAAACACATCCTAGTCAAACCGAATAACAATTCAATAGCAGAAGAGAAGAGAGTAAATAAACAGATAAATAAATTGAGAAGACTTATCGTTTCAGGCAAATCCTTTGAAGAAATTGCACAAGCGCATTCAGAGGACTCAAGCACGTCAAAGAGGGGGGGGGATCTCGGATGGGTAAACATTGCTGAACTCGATCCCTATTTCGCATCTCAAGTGGACAAAATTAGAAAAATTGGGAAAATATCTGGAGTAATTAAATCAAACTACGGATATCACATTGTCAAGTATCTGGGAAGACGATCTGTGCCCTATGGATCAGTTGCCAATAAAATTTTAAACCTCCTATATAATCAAAGGATGATGGAACAGTTTCGGAAGTGGGTTTTAAGGAGACGAAGAGAATCAGAGATAAAGATCTATATGGAAGATTATGTTCGAGGATAGGAGTAGAAATTGAAAATCGATATATTATTATATATAGATGACCATATTTCCGAGAAGGACCTGAATTTTAATGGGATATATTTACCAGGGAAACTGGCAGATGAATTGATGGCAAAGGATAATATTGATAATATATATTATTGCATACCAAAGAATTATAAAGGCGATCTGATTAATAAAGATGGTTGTTTTAACAGAAATGATAAAGATGATATTACCTTATGGAAACAAATATTTAACCAAACAAAATCTGATCATATTGTTAAAATATACTGTGATTCTCCCTTTCTGGATACAGAGATAATAAAAGATATGATGGACCTTCATATAAAATATCTTGCCGAGTTTACCTATTCAGAGAATCTCCCAGAGGGCTATTCATGTGAAATAATCTCAAAAGGGCTGATTGAGACAATTCCAGATTCAGATGAAAGAATGCTTCCATTGAGAGATATTATCAGGTCTAATATCAATCAATTTGATGTGGAACTCTATTATAAAGCTCCTGATATAAGGGATAAGAGAATATCCTTCAGGTCCGGAAATTTAAGGGATAAAAAAATTATGCAAAATATATATACAAGGCTTGACAAAATTCCAAAATATTCAGAGCTTAGCCAAACTATTGATGATAATCCTGATGTCCTTTATATTGGGCCATCATATATAGAAATTGAGTTAACTGGTCGATGTGAATTAGATTGTATATTTTGTTATAGAAATACTATAAGAAGCCCTCGATGGGATATGGATATGATCCTTTTCACAAAGATTTTAAAGGATATGGAATCTTTTCAACTACCCTATTCCGTATGCTTTGGCGGTTCTGGCGAACCGATGATGCACAGCAATTTTTATGAGATTCTGGATTTAGCCCTGAAGCAAAATCTTATAGAAAACATAATAATTGAGACAAA
Proteins encoded in this window:
- a CDS encoding peptidylprolyl isomerase codes for the protein MKKKYALIIFCILLITNSNAFSWEIYDRVIAIVNDIPIIESEVLSKLSRLQKIKKINKGKIIYEKSRLLDKFIDDTLVCQTAKEEYIIVSEKKIDHQIDKIMKSMNLTSIEEFKKRIEASEKMSFKDYKEELRISIITEQVMSIAIGVSPPSEKDGIEWYEKNKKKLGYQVKLKHILVKPNNNSIAEEKRVNKQINKLRRLIVSGKSFEEIAQAHSEDSSTSKRGGDLGWVNIAELDPYFASQVDKIRKIGKISGVIKSNYGYHIVKYLGRRSVPYGSVANKILNLLYNQRMMEQFRKWVLRRRRESEIKIYMEDYVRG
- a CDS encoding spiro-SPASM protein, which gives rise to MKIDILLYIDDHISEKDLNFNGIYLPGKLADELMAKDNIDNIYYCIPKNYKGDLINKDGCFNRNDKDDITLWKQIFNQTKSDHIVKIYCDSPFLDTEIIKDMMDLHIKYLAEFTYSENLPEGYSCEIISKGLIETIPDSDERMLPLRDIIRSNINQFDVELYYKAPDIRDKRISFRSGNLRDKKIMQNIYTRLDKIPKYSELSQTIDDNPDVLYIGPSYIEIELTGRCELDCIFCYRNTIRSPRWDMDMILFTKILKDMESFQLPYSVCFGGSGEPMMHSNFYEILDLALKQNLIENIIIETNGIYADDNFKNVLLNHRDDRIKIIFNINGMDDETYNDLHGADCFQRVYNNITSIKEIIHEDNSIYIQIMKINETEAFLDRYYDYWENHKIPIILQKQNTYLGKIEDKRYSDLSPIERVPCWHLQRDLYILSDGRVIFCKQDIDGDSIKGNIQEESIYDIWTNSKAFYIQDYMKNYTTNPDCKSCDEWYTFNL